In a genomic window of Meleagris gallopavo isolate NT-WF06-2002-E0010 breed Aviagen turkey brand Nicholas breeding stock chromosome 1, Turkey_5.1, whole genome shotgun sequence:
- the CLTRN gene encoding collectrin, whose protein sequence is MNATPLLHYFEPLFNWLQKNNSGRSIGWNTEWKPYSDNAIKVRISLKAALGDNAYVWDANELFLFKSSIAYAMRKYFAEVKKQNVDFQVTDIHVGEETQRVSFYLTVSMPGNVSDIVPRADVESAIRMSRGRISEAFRLDDNTLEFEGIVPTLATPYEPPVTIWLILFGVVMSLIVIGVIVLIITGQRDRRKKARERANEAGSNCEVNPYDEDGRSNKGFELSEETQTSF, encoded by the exons atgaatGCTACACCCCTGCTCCACTACTTTGAGCCTTTATTTAACTGGCTGCAAAAGAACAATTCTGGCAGATCCATTGGCTGGAATACAGAATGGAAACCAT attCTGACAATGCCATCAAGGTACGCATCAGCTTGAAAGCAGCACTGGGAGATAATGCG TATGTGTGGGATGCAAATGAGCTTTTCTTGTTCAAGTCATCCATTGCCTATGCCATGAGGAAATACTTTGCAGAggtgaagaaacaaaatgttgaCTTCCA GGTTACAGACATTCATGTTGGGGAAGAAACGCAAAGGGTCTCCTTCTACCTTACAGTCAGCATGCCAGGTAATGTCAGTGATATCGTGCCCAGAGCTGACGTGGAAAGTGCCATCAG GATGTCTCGGGGACGAATCAGTGAGGCTTTCAGACTGGATGACAACACGCTGGAGTTTGAGGGCATAGTACCAACCCTGGCCACGCCTTACGAACCACCAGTCACCATCTGGTTAATTCTGTTTGGGGTGGTCATGAGTCTGATTGTCATTGGAGTTATTGTCTTGATCATCACTGGTCAGAGAGATAGAAGAaa gaaagcaagagaaagagcAAATGAAGCAGGATCAAACTGTGAAGTGAACCCTTACGATGAAGATGGAAGAAGCAACAAGGGTTTTGAGCTATCTGAAGAGACACAAACATCCTTTTAG